Proteins encoded within one genomic window of Bacillus sp. 1NLA3E:
- a CDS encoding DUF916 and DUF3324 domain-containing protein — protein sequence MHPLIKNLPLLIFVLFFYSSPSFYVRAQDNIPFTVSPVAPEIQKQGASGYFDFDVVAKQKQTIYVQIKNNKNEPLAFIVTPLNAITSQYGQILYDVNTKKSNFINLKVPLKKYMTPESEIVVPPNASRQVPLEINLPDVNEGLVLGGIHVIAEDATFDEKEINKGTSTLQIKNQIAYVLGIKMQFPEMVPPKFSFGKIKIDMVDGMPKLLIEMKNSAPAVIKDLSGKYVVTAEDGKKVLKGSFSSLKMAPNTRVKYPVDWVSGKLKPGTYKAKLTATFGDKKVIATKNFAIKETKTIKEYNQLTKEVVNEPAIPWWNYLLTTLVAGCIFFIIGRKSKKEKEKEN from the coding sequence ATGCATCCACTAATTAAAAATTTACCTTTATTAATATTCGTTTTATTTTTTTATTCATCTCCCTCATTTTATGTAAGGGCACAAGATAATATTCCTTTTACGGTTTCACCTGTAGCCCCAGAAATACAAAAACAAGGTGCTTCGGGCTACTTTGATTTCGATGTGGTAGCGAAACAGAAGCAAACGATTTATGTACAGATAAAAAACAATAAGAATGAACCATTAGCATTTATAGTCACACCCTTAAATGCTATTACATCGCAATATGGACAAATTCTTTATGATGTTAATACTAAAAAATCAAATTTTATTAATTTAAAGGTACCATTAAAAAAATATATGACACCTGAAAGTGAAATTGTTGTCCCGCCAAATGCTTCTAGGCAAGTTCCTTTAGAGATAAACCTCCCAGATGTAAATGAAGGGTTGGTACTTGGAGGAATTCATGTTATTGCAGAAGATGCAACATTTGATGAAAAAGAGATTAATAAAGGAACTTCAACCTTGCAAATTAAAAACCAAATTGCCTATGTTTTAGGAATAAAAATGCAGTTTCCTGAAATGGTCCCCCCAAAGTTTTCTTTTGGTAAGATTAAAATAGATATGGTGGACGGGATGCCAAAATTATTAATTGAAATGAAGAATTCTGCCCCGGCTGTGATTAAAGATTTAAGTGGGAAATACGTTGTTACGGCCGAAGATGGCAAGAAAGTTTTAAAAGGCTCGTTCTCGTCCTTAAAAATGGCTCCTAACACTAGGGTTAAATATCCTGTTGATTGGGTTAGCGGTAAGCTAAAACCTGGTACTTATAAAGCTAAATTAACTGCTACTTTTGGGGACAAGAAAGTAATCGCAACAAAAAATTTCGCCATAAAAGAAACGAAGACGATTAAAGAATACAATCAACTCACAAAAGAAGTCGTTAATGAGCCAGCGATTCCATGGTGGAATTACCTGTTAACTACATTAGTTGCTGGATGCATTTTCTTTATTATTGGCAGAAAATCAAAGAAAGAAAAGGAAAAAGAAAATTAA
- a CDS encoding WxL domain-containing protein, which translates to MKRKRFNSRKWSLMVSLVVLLAISIGWAGDVGAAEESKNSQATVTIQAGGTAENGGLYFSKIPNAVDFGTINLNGIGSTQYGNLTQLSVTDARGTGTGWIVQVSANQLTNTNNETFPYGSLKINAPDSFTPGYAPASNSPVASISKDTSIDNVGGVPVPIFRADNNAGLGLWNIDWPSQSIRLDVPGNVKIGTYTSTITWVLVATP; encoded by the coding sequence ATGAAACGTAAGCGCTTTAATTCCCGCAAATGGTCGTTGATGGTGTCTTTGGTTGTTTTGTTGGCAATTAGTATTGGGTGGGCTGGGGATGTAGGCGCAGCAGAGGAATCAAAAAACAGTCAAGCTACGGTTACAATACAAGCAGGAGGAACAGCCGAAAATGGTGGTCTCTATTTTTCAAAAATTCCTAACGCGGTTGACTTTGGTACCATTAATCTCAATGGAATTGGGTCTACTCAATATGGAAATCTTACTCAACTATCTGTCACTGATGCAAGAGGAACTGGTACTGGATGGATTGTCCAAGTAAGTGCTAATCAATTAACAAATACTAACAACGAGACTTTTCCATATGGTTCTCTAAAAATCAATGCTCCAGACTCTTTTACACCCGGTTATGCCCCAGCTTCTAATAGTCCAGTTGCTTCTATAAGTAAAGATACGAGTATTGATAATGTAGGTGGTGTACCAGTCCCAATTTTTAGGGCAGATAATAATGCAGGACTTGGATTATGGAATATAGATTGGCCTTCTCAATCCATCAGGCTCGATGTTCCAGGAAATGTAAAAATCGGAACCTATACATCAACAATTACGTGGGTGCTAGTAGCAACTCCATAA
- a CDS encoding peptidylprolyl isomerase translates to MLEIFKNRKGIILITAILIVTAAILVGFSYFKKDDTAAKVNGEAISKTELNSLLNDQYGAQVLDSLISEKLVLQEAKKKKITVSESELKKELKTLQDSYGGETAFKSAMKSSGLSTERVNKDLKTYVLTRKILEPRIKITDAEMKTYFDENKATFAQDEQVKASHILVADEKTANEVKDKLAKGEDFAKLAKEYSTDTGTKDNGGDLGFFKKGDMVPEFETAAFSLGVNEISEPIKTDYGYHIIKVVDKKASTDAKYEDHKAEVKEAIMSEKIQTEYTTWLAEEKKDAKIKKY, encoded by the coding sequence ATGTTAGAAATATTTAAAAATCGTAAAGGTATCATTCTAATAACCGCAATATTGATCGTCACCGCCGCCATTCTCGTTGGCTTTAGCTATTTCAAAAAGGATGATACCGCCGCCAAAGTAAATGGTGAAGCTATCAGCAAAACCGAGCTTAATAGCTTGCTAAATGATCAGTATGGGGCACAAGTGCTAGATTCCCTCATATCTGAAAAATTAGTTTTACAAGAGGCCAAGAAAAAGAAAATCACTGTGAGTGAAAGTGAACTTAAGAAAGAGCTAAAAACACTACAAGACTCCTATGGTGGAGAAACTGCTTTTAAGTCAGCTATGAAATCAAGCGGGTTGTCCACGGAAAGAGTGAATAAAGATCTCAAAACATACGTCCTGACCAGAAAAATATTAGAACCTCGCATCAAAATTACCGATGCGGAAATGAAAACTTATTTCGATGAAAACAAAGCAACCTTTGCCCAAGATGAGCAAGTAAAAGCTAGTCATATTTTAGTAGCAGATGAAAAAACAGCTAATGAAGTAAAGGACAAGCTGGCCAAGGGAGAAGATTTTGCCAAGTTAGCAAAAGAGTACTCTACCGATACAGGTACCAAGGATAATGGGGGAGACCTCGGGTTCTTCAAAAAAGGGGATATGGTTCCGGAATTTGAAACGGCCGCTTTCTCTTTAGGCGTGAATGAAATTAGCGAACCAATTAAAACAGATTATGGTTACCATATTATTAAAGTGGTTGACAAGAAAGCTTCCACAGATGCTAAATATGAAGACCACAAAGCAGAAGTTAAAGAAGCCATCATGAGTGAAAAAATCCAAACTGAATATACCACATGGTTAGCAGAAGAGAAAAAGGATGCCAAAATAAAAAAATATTAA
- a CDS encoding response regulator transcription factor translates to MNILMIEDNESVCSMVEMFFLKEGINGEFVNDGLEGYQRFQSGEWDLLIIDWMLPNMDGVTICRKIREENKTIPIIMLTAKDTESDQVLGLEMGADDYVTKPFSPLALMARIKAVSRRSTIAGKEEEANRTHFIETQLFKISKDTREVLLKGKPITNLTPKEFDLLYYFIEHPRQVFSREQLLERVWGYQYYGDERTVDVHIKRLRNKIGTPNQPFLQTVWGVGYKFDESVVEDEA, encoded by the coding sequence ATGAACATTCTGATGATAGAGGATAATGAAAGTGTTTGTTCAATGGTTGAGATGTTCTTTTTAAAGGAAGGCATTAATGGGGAGTTTGTTAATGACGGACTAGAAGGATATCAACGGTTTCAAAGTGGTGAATGGGATTTATTAATTATCGACTGGATGCTACCTAATATGGATGGCGTGACAATTTGCAGAAAAATACGTGAGGAAAATAAAACGATCCCGATTATTATGCTAACAGCTAAAGATACAGAGTCTGATCAAGTTCTAGGGCTTGAAATGGGTGCGGATGACTATGTTACAAAGCCTTTCAGCCCATTAGCTTTAATGGCTAGGATTAAAGCTGTTTCAAGACGTTCAACTATTGCTGGGAAAGAAGAAGAGGCAAATAGAACTCATTTTATCGAAACACAATTGTTTAAAATAAGTAAAGATACTCGTGAAGTATTATTGAAGGGTAAGCCCATTACCAACCTCACTCCAAAGGAATTTGATTTACTTTATTATTTTATCGAACATCCCCGTCAGGTTTTTTCAAGAGAGCAATTATTAGAACGGGTTTGGGGCTATCAATATTATGGAGATGAACGGACTGTAGATGTTCATATTAAGCGGTTGCGAAACAAGATTGGGACGCCCAATCAGCCATTTTTACAAACGGTTTGGGGAGTAGGCTATAAATTTGATGAATCGGTGGTAGAAGATGAGGCTTAA
- a CDS encoding sensor histidine kinase gives MRLKFIYQLFISHISILLVAFLISSVVFTNYLEKFVYQNKAQELTNYGENILDQFEKIQVGRENILGQYSSVLKARNINFIIFDEHSNVVYPVIGNIPRIQLSQNEWKKITEGETVVVKQDIKRFDQDVSLVAVPYFENGRLLGGILLFSPISGSREMISEINRYLLFTVLIALSVTLLLSWVLSKFHVRRIQRIRDATSMVSAGNYDVQLPSSTFDEIGELGNDFNDMVKKLKNSMEEIDSLENRRRQFMADVSHEMRTPLTTISGVIEGMRSKMISEEDKEKGINLVSKESKRMIRLVNENLDYEKIRSNQIKLLKEDILVTDLLEIIKETLFIQAEDKNDQMIIEVDPDVTLYADYDRIIQILINISKNSIQFTSDGTIWLRGKVGNKETIIEIEDTGVGIPADEIESIWRRFYKADLSRTNNPYGEFGLGLSIVKQLVQLHQGEITVTSEHGKGTKFIIRIPAKQTNE, from the coding sequence ATGAGGCTTAAGTTTATTTACCAGCTTTTTATTAGTCATATTAGCATTTTGCTAGTCGCCTTCTTAATTTCGAGTGTCGTATTTACAAATTACCTTGAAAAATTTGTATATCAAAATAAAGCACAAGAGCTTACAAACTATGGTGAGAACATTTTGGATCAATTTGAAAAAATCCAGGTTGGACGAGAGAATATCCTCGGTCAATATAGTTCAGTCCTTAAGGCTAGAAATATAAATTTTATTATCTTTGATGAACACAGCAACGTTGTTTATCCTGTTATTGGTAATATTCCAAGGATACAATTATCACAAAATGAATGGAAGAAGATTACCGAAGGGGAAACCGTAGTTGTAAAGCAAGATATTAAACGCTTTGATCAGGATGTTTCTCTTGTTGCCGTACCATATTTTGAAAACGGTAGACTACTCGGGGGGATTTTATTATTTTCCCCGATTAGTGGTTCACGTGAAATGATTAGTGAAATTAATAGATATTTACTTTTTACAGTGTTGATTGCTTTATCGGTAACTCTCTTATTAAGCTGGGTTCTTTCAAAATTTCATGTTCGCAGAATCCAAAGAATTCGTGACGCAACCTCAATGGTTTCAGCAGGGAATTATGATGTGCAATTGCCATCGTCAACCTTTGATGAAATTGGCGAGTTAGGGAATGATTTTAATGACATGGTTAAGAAATTAAAAAATTCAATGGAAGAGATAGATAGTTTGGAAAATAGACGAAGACAATTTATGGCCGATGTTTCTCATGAAATGCGGACCCCTTTGACCACGATTAGCGGGGTAATCGAAGGGATGAGAAGCAAAATGATTTCTGAAGAAGATAAGGAAAAAGGGATCAATTTGGTCAGTAAAGAATCGAAGCGGATGATTAGGCTTGTTAATGAGAATTTGGATTATGAAAAGATCAGATCCAATCAAATTAAGCTGTTAAAAGAGGATATCCTGGTCACAGACCTCCTAGAAATTATTAAGGAAACACTATTCATTCAAGCCGAAGATAAAAATGACCAAATGATTATTGAAGTAGATCCAGACGTAACCTTATATGCTGATTATGACCGCATTATTCAAATTCTTATCAATATTTCTAAAAATAGCATTCAATTTACATCTGATGGAACGATTTGGTTGCGAGGCAAAGTAGGCAATAAAGAAACCATTATTGAAATTGAGGACACAGGTGTTGGAATTCCCGCTGATGAAATCGAATCGATTTGGCGCCGTTTTTATAAAGCTGATTTATCTCGAACAAATAATCCTTATGGAGAATTCGGTTTAGGGTTATCGATTGTTAAACAATTAGTCCAACTTCATCAAGGTGAGATTACGGTTACTAGTGAACATGGCAAGGGGACAAAATTTATCATTCGAATTCCAGCCAAACAGACAAATGAATAG